One bacterium genomic window, GCCGCGGGACGCGCGCGCGCGGCTCGTGGAGGAAACGGCCGCCGTCCTTGGGCTGGGGGAACTCCTCGACCGGTTTCCGCGGCAGCTCTCCGGGGGACAGCAGCAGCGCGTGGCGCTCGGCCGAGCCCTCATCCGCCGGCCGCGGGTGTTCTTGATGGACGAGCCGCTCTCCAATCTCGACGCCAAGCTCCGCATGCAGATGCGGAGCGAGATCAAACGGCTCCACCGCCAGTTTCCGATCACGACCGTATACGTCACCCACGACCAAGCCGAGGCGATGGCGCTGTCCGATCGAGTGGCCGTGATGAACCACGGCGTCGTCGTCCAGGTCGGAACTCCCGCAGAGGTCTACCACCGCCCGGCGGACGTCTTCGTGGCGGGCTTCGTCGGAACGGTGGCGATGAATCTCCTTCGCGTCAGCCTCCGGGCCCGCGATTCCGTGGTCGAATGTGTGTTGCCCAACGGGTCGCTGGTCGCGAGCCTCCCCGGCCGCGATGGCCGGGCCGGCTCCAGCGAGGCGACCCTCGGCGTTCGCCCCCAGCACGTGCGCTGGGCGCCCCCCAGAGGGGACAACGGCGGCGCGTGGCTCGATGGCGTCGTGGAAGAGACCGATGTCGTCGGCGACGACACCTACCTGCACGTCCGGATTGCGGGGGGCCCGGGGGTGACGCTCTTGGACCGCACAGGAGAAGGCGCCGTCCCGGGGCAGCGCATCGCGGTTGCCTTCGAGCGAAGCGCGGTCCACCTCTTCGATGGAGAGACTGGGCGCGCGATCCCCGGGGCTTCCGCCGAGGCCGGCCGCGCCTGACGCCGACGGTGAGGTGGGGCCGCGACTACCAGTCATGCACCGAGCCGTCCAGCCGCCGCGTGGTCGGGAGATACGCGCGCCGGTACGGATACTTCGCCGCGGCGGCCTCGTTCACGTCGGTGCCGAGGCCCGGGGCGTCGGCGACGGTGAGGTAGCCGTTCTCGAAGGTCGGGCCACCCGGGATCACCTCGCGCACAGGTTCGTTGAAGAAGACCATCTCCTGCACCCCGAAATTGGGCACCGACAGGTCGAGATGGACGTTCGCCGCGTGCAGGATGGGGCCGATGTCGCCGGGGCCGTGCCAGGCGGTCTTCACACTATACGCCTCGGCGATCGCGGCGATCTTCCGGCCCTCGGTGATCCCTCCAACGTGCCCGAGATCGCACCGGATGTAGTCGATGAGCTGTCCGGCGATCACCGGAAGCGCCTCCCATTTGCTGAAGTACAGCTCGCCCATGGCGAGCGGGACGGTGGTGTGCTGCCGGATCACCCGGAAAGAGTCCTGATGCTCCGGCCGCAGTGGATCCTCGAGGAAGAAGAGATGGTACGGTTCCAGGTCCCTGGCGAGGCCCGCCGCTTCGATGGGGGTGAGACGTTCGTGGACGTCGTGGATCAGCTCGAGATCTTCGGGAAGCCGGCTTCTGAGATGCTCGAACAGGGGGGGGATCGCGCGCCGGTACGGGGCCGGTTCCCAGATCTCTTCGCGGGGCAGCGACTGTTCAGTCGGCCCGGCTGCACCGACTCCATACGTGCCCCGGAGCCCGGGGCCGCGCACGTCGACCTGTACGCGGATCACCTTGAACCCGCGGTCCGCGAGCTGGCGGACCCGGTCCAGAACCGCCTCCGGATCGCTCCCGCTGGCGTGCGCGTACGCGAGCGCGCCGTGCCGGCACTTCCCACCAAGCAACGAGTACACCGGAAGGCCGGCCCGCTTCCCCTTGATGTCCCACAACGCGAGGTCCACGCCAGCGACCGCGGTCATTTGAATCGGGCCGCCGCGCCAGTACGAGCCTCGAGAGAGGTACTGAAACGCGTCCTCGATTCGGTCGGGGTCCCGGCCGATGAGCAGCGGGGCGATGTGCTGCTCCAGCAACGCGGCAACGGCCAGCTCGCGGCCATTCAGCGTCGCGTCTCCCCACCCGTGGAGGCCGTCGTCGGTCTCCACCTTGACCAAGACGTAGTTGCGGCCCGGGCATGTCACAATGACCTTGACGGCGGTGATCCGCATGGAAGGCCTCCGACGCTCACTCGTGAGATTCTCCGGCGCGTATCGTTCTCTAGCTGCGGCGCCGGCCCCTCGCGATGTCGATGTTGGCGCGTGGTTGTTCGTCTGGGTGCGTGCCGGAGTGATCAGGACAAGGAGGGTTGCACTGAGATGGCGCTCATCGGGGAACCGGCCACAGCACGAGCGCATTCGCCACCTGCCGCCCAGGCTGCACTAAATACCTCCCGTTGCAGACCAAGCCGCTGGACGCGTTATCGTCGAGGTTCATGGCCTCCACCGCTCCAAGCCCCTTCATGACAACCGCCGCCTCGGTCACCGTGGCGTGATCGATGACGGCCAGAATGACCTCGTTGGCTCCGCTCAATCCCACGGCCGAACGCCTTCCCCGCAAGGACAGGATCTTTGGGTCACGGAAGCCCTCAGCGATTGGACTGACGCTGACCGCCCCTCGTTGGAGGAGGCGGGGACCCGCTCCGAGGCTGAACCGAGACCTAAAGGTGACGCCGTCCTGAACAGCGCGATACTCTATGCGCTGTCCCACGGCGAACTTCCATCCCAGCACCTCCGCTTCTTTGCGTTGCATGCCGATCACGAAGCCGTCGCCTGGGATGGCAACGTCCTCCCCCCGGCTGATCCTGGTCACCCTGCCACCACGCGCGACGACCGCGAGGTCGGCGCGAAACCCCAGCGTCGCGCCCCGTTCAGGAGTGTAAATGTACACGCTGCTGCCGCCGGGTGATGGTGTCTGATTCAAGTTGTATGCGTACCAATTGTAAGGGTAGGCTTCGCTGCCGTTGAGCCCGCCTCGAATCTCTAGGCGGTCCCGCACGATCTGCACGTTCCCGTCGGCGAGGACGTCCAGCCGGGTTCCGACCCAGCCCAAGTGCAGGAGTTTTCCGTTGATCACCACGGTGCCGTAGGGCTCACCGGTCTCCCCGGCGTAGGCCGCGAAGAAGCTGCCATTAATCGCGCACTGCGCTGCCGCCATTCGAGCGATGTCCATAAGGAAGGCGTTCGCACCGACGCGGCTGCCGGCCAGGGCGACTCCCAGCCGGTAGCGAGAGAGCGGGAATCTGGCCACAGTCACAGGCTGACCCGGTTCGGCTGTCGCCCAGGCTCCAATGGGCCAGATCAGAAGTGCCGCT contains:
- a CDS encoding D-galactonate dehydratase family protein, with the translated sequence MRITAVKVIVTCPGRNYVLVKVETDDGLHGWGDATLNGRELAVAALLEQHIAPLLIGRDPDRIEDAFQYLSRGSYWRGGPIQMTAVAGVDLALWDIKGKRAGLPVYSLLGGKCRHGALAYAHASGSDPEAVLDRVRQLADRGFKVIRVQVDVRGPGLRGTYGVGAAGPTEQSLPREEIWEPAPYRRAIPPLFEHLRSRLPEDLELIHDVHERLTPIEAAGLARDLEPYHLFFLEDPLRPEHQDSFRVIRQHTTVPLAMGELYFSKWEALPVIAGQLIDYIRCDLGHVGGITEGRKIAAIAEAYSVKTAWHGPGDIGPILHAANVHLDLSVPNFGVQEMVFFNEPVREVIPGGPTFENGYLTVADAPGLGTDVNEAAAAKYPYRRAYLPTTRRLDGSVHDW
- a CDS encoding ABC transporter ATP-binding protein; its protein translation is MAELRLERVSKRYPGRREVVALEPVDLAIRDGEFMTILGPSGCGKTTLLNIIAGLIPPTSGSVWLGDREITVLDPKDRDMAMVFQNYALYPSKTARGNLEFPLRMRGVPRDARARLVEETAAVLGLGELLDRFPRQLSGGQQQRVALGRALIRRPRVFLMDEPLSNLDAKLRMQMRSEIKRLHRQFPITTVYVTHDQAEAMALSDRVAVMNHGVVVQVGTPAEVYHRPADVFVAGFVGTVAMNLLRVSLRARDSVVECVLPNGSLVASLPGRDGRAGSSEATLGVRPQHVRWAPPRGDNGGAWLDGVVEETDVVGDDTYLHVRIAGGPGVTLLDRTGEGAVPGQRIAVAFERSAVHLFDGETGRAIPGASAEAGRA
- a CDS encoding phosphodiester glycosidase family protein, encoding MPITRLLITILAALLIWPIGAWATAEPGQPVTVARFPLSRYRLGVALAGSRVGANAFLMDIARMAAAQCAINGSFFAAYAGETGEPYGTVVINGKLLHLGWVGTRLDVLADGNVQIVRDRLEIRGGLNGSEAYPYNWYAYNLNQTPSPGGSSVYIYTPERGATLGFRADLAVVARGGRVTRISRGEDVAIPGDGFVIGMQRKEAEVLGWKFAVGQRIEYRAVQDGVTFRSRFSLGAGPRLLQRGAVSVSPIAEGFRDPKILSLRGRRSAVGLSGANEVILAVIDHATVTEAAVVMKGLGAVEAMNLDDNASSGLVCNGRYLVQPGRQVANALVLWPVPR